Below is a window of Dasypus novemcinctus isolate mDasNov1 chromosome 31, mDasNov1.1.hap2, whole genome shotgun sequence DNA.
tgtgcttTTAAACATAAAAGTCCACTTCTCTGCCTACTCGTCTTAGGAAAAGAAATTCCCAGCACTACGGAAGGACGTTCGGCCTCAGGTCAGGAGGCGAGCCACCTCCCTTCCCCGGCGGAGTCCAAGTCTGGGGGCGCGTGCTGCTCGCCCGTGCGTTCTGCGGGCTGACCCAGCACGCACGTGTGTTCGCAGACCCGTCCACGCCTGCAAAGCCTCTCTCTAAGAATGAGGTGAGATTTATTCCTCTTTCTGCGTAACACCCTATAACCCATAGCAAAAGCAGAGCAAGAATGAGAACGCTTGCATTAAGCCTAGTGTTTCAGAAACCAAAGTGTAAAAGAGATAAAAGCTCTCTGGGAGGTGGTGTGTCATTGTCAGCTTTGCGATCTCGGTGCAAGATGGCTGttaacacacatgcacacactccctcccttcaaaaaaaaaaaaaaacataaaaaaaataaagattacctaccttaaaatatgaataatttgCTTTTTTTGGGCTAGCAAGCCGTAGCCACATCTAGAAATAAGGACTTATGCTGAACAGGATGTCAAATACACTGAGGTATCAAAGGAGAACACAGGACAGTTCTCTGttgcagcatttaaaaaaaaaaaaaatttttttccccaaaaagatTAAGACCACATAATATAATCTAATCTGACATAAACACCGTTTGCTCAAAACACAAAGTCTAAAATTATGCATTTTAAATCCTATCTTTCTATGTTGTAcagctttcttttaaaaaatatacttagtagttttctgtgtttcccTTGGCTCAATCTACAGAATATACCCCACCAAACAAATCCGGCCCCCTCCCAGCCGTAGATGTCAGGTTTGTGCATATCATGAGCCGACTAGCAGAGGGAAATTGTGACCGCCACCGGGTGAGGGTGGCGGGAGGGGGCAGAGGGCCTGCTGGAGAAGGAACTGTGAAGATTTACGAGGTAGATAGGAATTATCATTTCACAGGCTCGATCCCTGCAGAAAGGATAAGTACATTCatctgtaaaaaaataaagatgaggtAGGATTTAAgcaacattgtacttttcttgttctttgaagagaaaaggaaaaaaaaaaagaaaaaaaaaaaggaagttttcCCTGAGACTGCGTCTTTGCAATTCAAaaccagagaaagagagagagcgagcgagagagcgagagagcgagCGAGAGCGAGCGAGCGAGAGAGAGAGGCACACATGCACACCCCAAACCCAGGagcctaaaaaaattttttaaaaaatgcaatcagAAGATGAGGATTCGATTGTTGCCGAAGTCCACGACGACGATCATCCCGTCGGGGCTGATGGCGATGCCGGAGGGCCGGTCCATCTGCCCGAAGCCGCTGCCCTGGGAGCCGAACTTGCAGAGGAAGCTGCCGTTGGACTCGAACATCTGCACGCGGTGGTTCCTGGAGTCGGCCACGATGATGCGCCCTTCGGGGTCCACGGCCACGCCCTGCGGACGCAGGAACTGCCCGTTGCCGGTGCCCTCGGAGCCCAGGAAGCGGGCCGACTGGCAGTCGGGGTGGATGACAAGCAGGCGGTGGTTGTTGAAGTCGGTGACGACCAGGTGGCCCTCGTGGTTGAAGGCCACGCCCCGCGGGGAGTCAAAGTGCTTCCAGAGAGCCCCCTCGAAGCCGTACTTATTCAGAAAGACCCCGTCGGGGCCGAAGAGCTGGATGCGGTGGTTCCGCGTGTCCGAGACCAGGATCTTGCCCTCGGAGTTCACGGCCACATCCCAGGGGTAGTTGAACTGCCCGTTCTTGGTCCCCTTCTCGCCGAACTTGAGGAGGAACTGGCCCTCGAAGGTGAAGATCTGGATGCGATGATTGTCCTTGTCGGCCACCACGATCCGGCGCGAGGCGTCGCAGGCCACCCCGGCCGGCCGGTCGAACTGCCCGGGCCGCGAGCCCAGGGTGCCGAACTTGTGGTGGAAGGCCCCGCACGGTTTGAAGACCTGGATGCGGTTGTTGCTGCGGTCGGCCACGACGATGTAGCCCTCGCGGTCCACGCTCACGCCCCAGGGGCGGCAGAGCTGGCCGTCGCTGTCGCCCTCGCTGCCGAAGCTCAGGCCGGGCAGGCCGATGCCCACGTAGCTGCGGCCCGACTTGACCAGCACCTTGAAGGGGCTGTTCTCGATGTGCTGGTTGCACAGCGTCACCGACACCAGGTGCTCGCCTTCCAGCTGGGGCCGGTAGCTCACCACGTAGGTGCCGTTCTGTTGGTCGCTCACCTCGGCGCCAAACAGGTTGCCGTCGGGGCCCAGCACCACGGCCGACATCAGGTCGCCGCCCGACAGGCGGGGCTCGCCGTCGTGGTCGTAGCCGATGACCGTGAACGAGGCCACCTTGCCCTGGAGCGCCCGCTTGAGGCCGTCGCCCGTGGCCTTGGTGAGGGGCGCGAAGGCGCCGCTGCTGACGAAGCCGAAGGACTTGACGGCGAGGTACAGCGCCTGGTCGGGGGGCGTGAACATGACCCGGTCGtcctcctggggctgcaggaggcTCCGCACCGTCTTCAGCTCCTGCACCTGCGCCAGCATGCGGTCGCGGGCCAGCAGGACGTCCAGCGCCCGGCCCTCCTCCAGCACCTGCTGGACGGCACTGATGGTGCTCTCCAGCTTGTTGAGGTTCTGCCGCAGCTTCTCCACCTGCAGGTACAGGGACTTGGCTTTCACCTGGCGGATCTTCTCCacctggaagggaaggaaggaaaagaggcttACGGACCGAGCGTGCACAGGGACCCGAATCGGATCGCGAGGACGCACCGGGCGGACCCGCGCCAGGGACGGTCTAGGAAAGACATCCAGGGTGCACCCTTCAAAAATGTCGAGATCCAAAAAAAGACGAAGGCGGAGAAACTGTTCCAGGTATCAGAGGACGCTAGGGGGCTGACAACTAAACGTAATGCGCAATCCTGGAGTGGACCCTGGACTGGGGCGAGAGTTATTCAGAAAACTACTGGACAGCTAGCAAAATCTGACTTACTGTGGATTAGGTACTGATATTGTTAACTGAATGGGATGAAATGCAAATAACTGATGAACTGGGGTAAAGAGTGCATAGAGTTCTTTATAGTATTCCTGCAACTTCTGTAAATGAGAAATTAAACCCAACCACCCAGCAAATGTTGTGCATCTAAATGGAGGTTCCTGGAGGTACAGATGTGACTAACACAAATACGGTCCTTGTCCACATAGGAACTTGTATTTCAAAATGACAGATATTGGGAAGCAGgtatggttcaagcaattgagctcccacctaccacacgggaggtccctggttctgtTCCCGGTATatcctaaagaagatagtgagctggcaggacaggcaggtgcagcaagctgatgcaacaagataacacaacaagagacacaagaagaaaaagcataatgacagtcacaacaaagcaaggagtggaggttcctggtgcctcctaaaaaagacgagcaagacagtgagctgacaggaTGGGCAGGTACGACAAGCTGACGCCACacaatgacgcaacaagaagcataagaagaaaaaacataatgagagacactgcaaaggaggaaatggaagtggctcaagcgctCAGGCaccaccctcccacatcagaggtcccaggttcggttacccatgcctcctaaaagaaacaaagaagatgaacagacacagcaagttcaaacaacaagggggtgggggagaaataaatacataaatctttttaaaaaatgacagttattaagcaagcaaagaaaaaagatcaAGTTAATTTCAGATAGTGTTCTGtagaaaaagaatgtaaaaaacagTGATGAGGGAGGCCTGATTTAGATAGAGAGTTGTCGGGGATGGTTTCTTTCACCCGTTTGGGACCTGAATGAACCAGAAAAGCAAGGACAGAGTCATAAGAGGAGGACACGGAATGCACATAGAAGGTTCACACTTGCTAGGCATTTCTAAAAGCTGtcaagaaaaaaggagaagaacaAAACTGCAGAGAGTTTTAAGTGGGGAATGAGGTGAAGAGAGCTACATTCCTAAATGACCAGCTAGGTGCAACATGGAAAGAGAAGGACAGGACAGGAAGCAGAGAAACCAGAGGTCACCCAGGTACTGGACGACGGGGGCTTGGACGATGGTGGTGGCTGGGATGGTGGTGAGAAAAGGGGACGACAAGGAAGCAGAACCAGCGGGACTTTGCCACAGACCGGGAGCACGAGGCCAGCCTTGCGCCCAAATCCCCCAGACATACTTAATTTGACCACAGTTAGAGCGCCTGAAACCTCCTGAAAGAGGCGGCCCTGACACACACGCGGAGGAAAGCTGTGTGCGGAGAGATTAGGAGGAGCCGAGTTGGGAAGAGACCGAAAGCCAGATTACAGCCGCCACTCACCCAGGATCCCTTGCCTTCACTTCTGACCTTAAGAACAGGTGTTAGGAACCTtcaactaaaattaaaaactaccATGGACCACAACGGTAAGCGTTCGTTCCCTTTCTCCTGGTGgatttatgtctggttcttcagGATTTACTGAGCGTAGTATCtggcttgttttttaaaatgcctgACAATCTCAAGAGTTGCAGCGGGAAAAGCATACGAGCCTGACAGAGGAGTGACGGCTGAGGTACGCTGGGGATTTTGGCGGTAACTGGCTGAGACACATGGTTCCCAAATGGCTGGGAAGATTCACCTGTCACGCACCTTGAAAAATCTCCATGTCCAGATACTCTGCGTGAGAACTCCAGATGCGTACCCCAGGAAATTAAAAAGCCCCCTTCCCCAGATTTGGGGTTAGCTCCAGTTTTGGGGCAACCACTGGCCTATGTTTCCAAAGGAGCTGTCCAAATCCAAGTTATACACACATGGTTCCAGTTGCCACAGAAAGGCTACATCAGAATAAGGACCCCCGTTACGAGGCATGGATTTTAAGCTGATTTCCTCAAACCTGTTAACCAGAGGACGTGTGTGCACAGAGGTCCGTGGAATGGGCTTTGTTTCTGATCCCTGAACTACGTGGCTCTGGCTATTGCCACGAGGGAGATTAATCACAGAACTCCCACAGGATCTGAGAGGAGGTTGCACAGCAGAAAGACAACCCTTCCTTGGGACTAAGGTGAGCCTAGGACGGGCAGGGCTTGCTTTGCAATAACAACCTGCGCATGGGCTTTTGACTCTTCCTTTCCTGCTTCTCCTGGAGTGAAACCCTGGCGTCGAGTCCTCTTGGACGAGAACTCCCTGAACAGGGGTGGGAGTCAGGCCTCCAGGAGGGAGGGGAGCTACGGGGAGAGCTGCAGGGCCCCCCCACAAAGGCCCTTTGATCAGTAAATCCAGAAGAGCGCGTTTGTGGCCAAGGTCGCTCCAGAGCTCTCAGGTTGCAAGCAGCAGTAATAATTAACAATTGTGGGTGGCAAGTGAGACTGGCAGAGCCAGGGGACATCCGAGTGTCTGAAAACCTGAGCTTGTTGGGCCTACAAAGGTGTTCCAAAAATACGGGCTGGATTAAATctggtacacacacacatacacacacacacatccggtttattctttccttcttgtCGGCAGGCAAAACTGAGTAACTGAGCCAGATTCCCCGAGAGGTCAGGAGAGGCCGAAAGCAACTCCACGGAACATGTACCGGGAGCCCCAAGGGTAGCTGCTGCAGAACATTTTAGGGCATGGCAATCAGCTTTTAGAAGCTGAGACGCTATCCCTACCTTGGTTGGAGAGGAAAACAAGGGTGCGTCAACCTAAGCACGCCCTTTTTATCGGCCGCGGGATCTCGTTCAAATAAAAGCTTCGGCTGCCCATCGGTACGTTTGTGGGCCCAAAGAATGCAAGGAGAGCGGAAGAATTAACGTGGGACACTGGCCCATTCACAGAGCTACCCTCTCACTCTTCCTGAGCAGGGATGTAAGATTAGACAAGAAAAAGTGGGGACGGCGACCTGTGCTTGGGCGGGTGAGTAATCTCTCCAGCTGATTTTATCTAAACAGCCCGCCAGTGTGCTCGCCACTCTCCTCTGCCCCAGCAGGAAGAAAAGGGCAAGCGCATACTGCCCTTGCAGGCGGAAAGTGGGCTTTCCACAGGGGATCAGGAAGTGAAAGCAGCCAGGTCACCAAAAATAAAGCTGCTTCCTACCAGCGCGCCTTTGAAACAACAGTGGCGATTGTCCTCCCTTCTCTCGGCCTCCCTCGAGGATGTGCAAATAAAACTTGAGACACTCTGCAGCCCCGGGTACCCGGCCACTTCTGAAAAGACTGCTTGTTGTTTCACCGCCCAGAGAGCACCCAAAATGTCCCAGAGCCCTCTCTGCGTCTTCTGGCCAGTAAGCTTCTGGGCAAATACTGAGTGCTTGGAATTTAGGGCCCGGGCCGGTGCGCGGTTACCTTCCACAGGAGCTCGCACTCGCGCTCCTCCAGGGCCTTCTTGTGCCGCGCCGTCACGGCCTTGACCTCCGACTGCACCACCTTCGCCTTCAGCTCCACCTGCTCGGCCACGGCTTGGGCCTGCTCGATGCTCAgctggaaacaaaacaaaacaaaacccgaGGCATTAGGAGGATCTTCACTCCTCGCACAAAACATCACAACCTGCCCTGAAAAGCTAGCACCCAGGGGCCCCCGGACCGCCAGATACGCCTTCCCCAGGCACTGTGGGGCACGGGCACCTGCCGGACATGTACCCGAAGGAGCTGCCGGCAGGCTCTGAAGGTCCCTGTACGAGGACCGGCACGACACAGTGCACGTCAGGACTATTAAAGGGCGACTCCGACACAACGGAACCCGTGTAGCTGGGTCACGGTCCGAAAAACCGGGAAGTGCCCAACTCTGGGCGCACAGGCAACTAACTTGCCAGGctttcagggtctctttcctgcCTGGGGGGAACCCCGCAGGCCGAGGGAGTGAAGGTGTTCAACAGGCTGCCCGGTAGAGGCTGTCAAGATAGCGGTCAGGTGATCAGCGACACAGCCCATCCCAGCGAGAACCAACACCAAGTGCATGCTGGGAATATCCTTGGAGACCCCAGGAAGCCACACCCGGCAGTCAAGAGCGAGCCTACTCGCCACTGCATAGCCCATCCTGCCCCACCAACCCGAGATTAGCCGGTTTAATCAGATGTATTCTTGTTCatgaaaaaatgaattaagaCAGAAGGCCTGGTGGTTTTCCTTAATTTTACACGTCGTACCCTGAAAAGCCACAAGGATTCCTACGCATTAACTGGGGTAGGAAACTGGCTGTTGAGGGTGCAACAGGTTCGGGAGCAGCTGGTCCAAATCAGGGAGGGAACAAGAACTGGCAGGAGGGACCCATCACCTCCCTTCACTCCTACACTGAGAGGTTTCTGGGACACAGGACTTTCAGGGCTTAAACGGGGACGGCTGGTGACCCTGCAGAAATCCCAGGCCTCCCCAACCTTGACAGAGGGTGAAAACATGAGAAAAGGCAGGGACGCAGAGGGCACAGTGTCTGGCACGGAGAAACACACTGCTGGCATTAACAGCGCCGATAAATATCTGGGAAGAAAGCTGAAATCATACTCTCTTCTCATCCCACTTAGTTCCCATCATACAAGAGGCCAGATCTAAAAGGGGAACCCAGAAGAATTGTCAGAGTGGCAAACGAGTTGAATTGGAGGCAAATTCTGCTGTCGGGGGGAAGAAATGCAGCTGTTCAGAACAGGAAGCAGAAAGGAAAGGCGAGTCGGAGCTGCGAGACCAGAGCTTAGGAAGTTGCACAGCCAGTTTCCAGATGTGTTGGCGATTGAATGGCCCAGCACTGGTGTCCTAGCCAAAATCTGACCAAGGCAGCCAATCTTCTAACATTTCTTGACGCCTCGATGGCAAActgctttcctctttttttttttttttaagatttattttatttctccccctccctaccccattgtctgctgtgtccattcgccgtgtgttcttctatgtccacttgcattcttgtcatgcagcaccgggGAACCTGTGtcgtcttttttgttgcatcatcttcctgcgtcagttctccgtgtgcatGACAGCCACTCCTGGGTGCGCTGTGCTTTTTtctccttgtggagtgcactccttgcacgtggggctcccctacacaggggcacccctgcgtggcacggcactccttgcacacaccagcactgtgcatgggccagctccacacgggtcaggaggcccggggtttgaaccctggaccctccatgtggtaggcggacgctctatcagttgagccacaaccattcCTGCAAACAGCTTTCTATTTACAATAACGCCATGTTACTTGCCATTGGACTCAAGCATTCCCTTTGCACATCTTAGCCAGTTCATTTAGTCTCAGGGGCTTTGTGCCTGAAAGTCCTGTTCTATGATAAACACAAGCACCATTTCCTCCATTTTCAAATAGGCGGAGAAAACATGAAGCTCTTACTGCCATCAGAATCACCGCTGCGCCTGCAAGGCTATCATTCCATGGAAGCAGAGTCATAAAGCCCAGGTGTAAAGGGCAAAATGGGTCTCCCTCCCGAAGGCCAGTGAAGCACTGCATTCCGGGATGTGCAGACCAGGAGCTGCTGGACTAGTTCCCCATCTCCCGGGGAGACTAGAGGCTGATGGGCTGGGGAGAACGACAAGGGATACAAGAGGCTGAGTCGATGTCCAAAATGGAAATCAACCCCACAGCAAGAGGAGAGAACTGCTCAACGAGCAGGGGACTTGAGAAAAATTTTAATCACCTTTTAAAAGTTAAcaggtgggaagcggacttggcccagtggttagggcgtccgcctaccacatgggaggtccacggttcaaaccccgggcctccttgacccgtgtggagctggcccatgtgcagtgctgatgcgcgcaaggagtgccgtgccacgcaggggtgtccccgcgtaggggggccccacgcgcaaggagtgcgccccgtaaagagagctgcccagcgcaaaagaaagtgcagcctgcccaggaatggtgccacacacacggagagctgacacaacaagatgacgcagcaaaaagaaacacggactcctgtgctactgacaacaacagaagcggacaaagaagaacatgcagcaaatggacacagagaacagacaactgggggggggggcgtggataatgaatgaatgaatgaatgaatgaatgaatgaatgaataaaagttaACAGGGCGGCCCAATCAAACATTTGACCATTGAGTGTCTCAATTTGAGTAGGTTTATCCATGCAAGCCAAATGACCAAATGGTCACTCAAGTGTCAAGGAGGCATCCGGGGTTCCCAGAGAGAGGGCAGCTACCTGCTAGTGACGTCTGCTATGGAGAACAGAGGGGGCCCGGCACACTGGCAGGGATAGTCAGAAGGCAGTAATACAGAATCCAAACATCACCCAGGAACTCTCGGGCTCCCACACTGGTGGCGGGGGAGACCCACTGAAGTTCACGGCaaagtgtgatttttaaaaatcacttttaacAGCTTTGAAATAGAGCTGTACCTTACAACTGCCTGGACTTTGGTTAATTgtgtattaaaaagaaaagtctatCTTACAATCAATCGCATGTGAAATGCAGTCAAGACTGTCGCACATGGGGAACAACCTTCCTGATCCTGGCTAATAGGATTTCCACGTGACCACTGTCCATCAGGAAATACTCTCATTTCATAAATGACCAAAATAATGTACTTCCAGGAAAAGATGCACTTCCAGGAAAAGAGTCTAAGAGAAAACAAGTGTTCTAGAAAGAAACGGCATCCAGGACAGGGACTGACCTCTGGGTATCTTTTCTAGAACTAAGATTCtagttaaataaagaaaaactggGAGACTCGCAGAGTCAAAACTTAGGAACCCAGATCCAGAGCATCTGGATCTTAAAATTtatattggattttaaaaaacaataggggAAACACAGGCTGAGAAGGGAAAAATTTTCttccttgtctgttttttattttattattatcgaAAAAATGAAAACGCTCTAATcatgattgatgtgatgaatgcacaactacgtgattataccaaataccatgaaTTATACCCTCTGGATGTACTGTTTACATTATGTATcgataaaatggatttgtttttttaaaaaaagatactcaaGGGGGAAAGGTACCTTTTACAGATTTACTCTCCCCATCCAGAAGTGAATTCATTGGAAGATTTCAACAagcacaacaaaaaacaaaaaaaacacaatctCTAAAAGAAGTGTATGAGGATATCAGGACTTGAAGCCAACAAGGCGCCCAAGCAGAGCCCCCCAGGAGGAGGTAATTCAGACTGCATGCTGTACAGGGCAGCTTATCTGTCCTTGGAGGAGCCAGGGTGAATCTCAAGGCTCTGATGCCAACACAAACGCAGGCCCAGGATCAAGGGTCTGATTCAGGGCCAGGGGGACTCTAAGAGAGGAAAAACACCTCTGCTGTGTTCTCATGGGAGGATACATCACCTCCAGTTACGGAGGAAAAACTAACAGACAAATGTCCCAGGAAGGAAGCGCCTGaaaagcattttttattttaataaacagaAGCTCGTAAGTAGAAATTGAAACACGTGATCACCAAGCAGTCTAGATATACTGTGAAGTGTCCCTGAGAACTTATTTAAGGGTGGCCTAAAATGTATAGGGGCTTAAAATTTATAGGGACTTAAATCCACCTGCAGAGTTGGGGCGGCCAGTCTCCCTTACATTGTTCCTGCTCTGTTCGTTTGGTCCAAAGGAGGTACCATCAGAGGCACCCCAGCCTCCAGGCTCAAAGAGGGGAAATGGGGGGAAACCAGGCCCTTCGAGAGCCTTCCCGTGGGACCTCACCTGTGGAGGGTCCCATCTCCTCCACCTGAGCCCACCcctctggggagggagggaaggaggcaggaggAAAAGAAATTGACTCCTTCCCTGAGAAGCGCTTGCCGTAAAGGTCTCCTCCATTTATGCCCACTCTCTCTCCACTGCTGGACTTAGGCCAGGTTTAGTAGCAAGAACGAGGTCCCCATGGAGAGGCGCTGAGCTCGGCGACTGAGAGTCCTGCCACCGTGACCGGAGGCCCTGGACACCTGCAGCCTGGTCCACCCAGAGGCCCCCTGGTCACCTCCCACCATTCATTCCCTCTCAGTCGTTTGCAGCCAGCAGTCTTGATTAAGACAGCATGGGAAAATGTTCAAGTAGGCCATGGTGTGTATTAAAATCCTCGGACCGTGATTTATCCTAACATTTGGGTGTGTATGTGCACAGTCAAACACAACCTCCCAGTTGAGAAGAAACGCCCAGAACTTTTAGTACAAAACTGCAATTCCTCTATACTCAGTAGCAGTGTGGCCTCATAGAGTAGGTTGCTttaatctttttactttttagggaggtaccagggaccttGTTTATGTGAAGCAgttgctccaccactgagctacaagtGCCCCCGGTTTTCTCTCAACTAAATGAAAATGCCATCCACACCCCACAGGATTGCTAAATGCAGATAGAAAGCACCTATTTCAGTGCCAGGGGCAACTGATGAAAAGGGAATATCTGGGCTTACGGTGAACCAAATCTGGAATTTTGAGCAAGCACCTAAAGTTTGTTCTTCCATTTGCACACCTATAACAGGAAAGTGGTTCAATCATCTGCTTCCCGAGATTCGTCAGCAGACAGGAGATAGTACCCATTCTCTGCACTCACTGTGGTACACTTCCCAGTTTCACAAAGGACAGTTAAGAAAATTGGGTGTCTACGGGTTATTGGGTCTTATCAAAATGATCACACAAAAACAGAAGTCAGGGGACCAGGGTCCAAAGTAGTCTAGAAAGTTTGGAGTCacttctaatttcatttatataaaatttaaaataactacgtTAAGTCATTAAGCTCAGTTTTCATTTGTGAGTAAAGTGGTGCAATATCTATTTCTCCTGTTTTCACAAGACTTGTTTCACAAGTTTCATTGACTTTTGT
It encodes the following:
- the TRIM71 gene encoding E3 ubiquitin-protein ligase TRIM71, translating into MASFPEPDFQICLLCKEMCGSPAPLSSNSSASSSSSQTSTSSGGGGGGPGAARRLHVLPCLHAFCRACLEAHRLPAAGGSAPGEPLKLRCPVCDQKVVLAEAAGMDALPSSAFLLSNLLDAVVATADEPAPKNNGRAGAAAAGHGNHRHLPHHAHPRAPAAAPPLPQAPPPPAPARAAPGCAVASPSALLLRRPHGCSSCDEGNAASSRCLDCQEHLCDNCVRAHQRVRLTKDHYIERGPPGPAAAAAAAAAAAAAAAQQLGLGPPFPGAPFSLLSVFPERLGFCQHHDDEVLHLYCDTCSVPICRECTMGRHGGHSFIYLQEALQDSRALTIQLLADAQQGRQAIQLSIEQAQAVAEQVELKAKVVQSEVKAVTARHKKALEERECELLWKVEKIRQVKAKSLYLQVEKLRQNLNKLESTISAVQQVLEEGRALDVLLARDRMLAQVQELKTVRSLLQPQEDDRVMFTPPDQALYLAVKSFGFVSSGAFAPLTKATGDGLKRALQGKVASFTVIGYDHDGEPRLSGGDLMSAVVLGPDGNLFGAEVSDQQNGTYVVSYRPQLEGEHLVSVTLCNQHIENSPFKVLVKSGRSYVGIGLPGLSFGSEGDSDGQLCRPWGVSVDREGYIVVADRSNNRIQVFKPCGAFHHKFGTLGSRPGQFDRPAGVACDASRRIVVADKDNHRIQIFTFEGQFLLKFGEKGTKNGQFNYPWDVAVNSEGKILVSDTRNHRIQLFGPDGVFLNKYGFEGALWKHFDSPRGVAFNHEGHLVVTDFNNHRLLVIHPDCQSARFLGSEGTGNGQFLRPQGVAVDPEGRIIVADSRNHRVQMFESNGSFLCKFGSQGSGFGQMDRPSGIAISPDGMIVVVDFGNNRILIF